From Aquisalimonas asiatica, the proteins below share one genomic window:
- a CDS encoding PDR/VanB family oxidoreductase codes for MITSQQSSIPVRVAAIDEPSPGVRTFRLEHRDGHALPAFSGGSHVVVSMRGAARTFRNPYSLMGPTDDTSHYAIAVRRDDTGRGGSVFLHESVREGDELEITAPVNLFRLNAMARHHVLIAGGIGVTPMLAHSDEARRQGLSYEVHYQVRGVDTAPFVDRIRREEGGRARLYDSGAGEYIDPVEVFRRQPLGTHVYVCGPAGLIQAVYDAAARLGWPSGTIHSEAFTAPPPGKAFTLVLAQSNMEVDVPADMSPLEALEAAGLEPPCSCRGGACGVCETAVIEGDIEHNDHFLSDEVKVGNARMMICVSRGRSDRVVLDL; via the coding sequence CAGCAGTCCAGCATTCCCGTCCGCGTGGCGGCGATCGACGAGCCGAGCCCCGGGGTGCGCACGTTCCGCCTTGAGCATCGCGACGGGCATGCGCTGCCCGCCTTCTCGGGGGGGAGCCATGTGGTGGTGTCCATGCGTGGCGCGGCGCGGACGTTCCGCAACCCGTACTCGCTCATGGGGCCGACCGACGATACATCCCACTACGCAATCGCGGTGCGCCGCGATGACACCGGGCGTGGCGGTTCGGTCTTCCTGCACGAGTCCGTCCGGGAGGGCGACGAGCTGGAGATCACCGCGCCCGTCAACCTGTTCCGCCTCAACGCCATGGCCAGACACCATGTGCTGATCGCGGGTGGCATTGGTGTGACGCCGATGCTCGCCCACAGCGACGAGGCCCGCCGCCAGGGGCTCTCGTACGAGGTTCACTACCAGGTTCGTGGTGTGGACACGGCACCTTTCGTCGACCGGATCCGCCGCGAAGAAGGGGGGCGTGCGCGCCTGTACGACAGCGGCGCGGGGGAGTACATCGATCCCGTCGAGGTGTTCCGGCGTCAGCCGTTGGGCACCCATGTCTATGTCTGCGGGCCGGCCGGCCTGATCCAGGCCGTGTATGACGCTGCCGCCCGGCTCGGCTGGCCGTCGGGCACCATCCACTCGGAGGCATTCACGGCGCCGCCTCCCGGCAAGGCGTTCACGCTGGTGCTCGCGCAGAGCAACATGGAGGTCGATGTTCCGGCCGACATGAGTCCGCTGGAGGCGCTCGAGGCCGCCGGGCTCGAACCCCCCTGCTCGTGCCGGGGAGGGGCGTGCGGCGTGTGTGAAACGGCGGTGATCGAGGGCGATATCGAGCACAACGACCACTTCCTGTCCGACGAGGTGAAGGTCGGAAACGCGCGGATGATGATCTGCGTGTCGCGCGGACGCAGCGATCGCGTGGTTCTGGATCTTTAA
- a CDS encoding heme-dependent oxidative N-demethylase family protein, which yields MSQTTTVAQPEVKPVVETFRDDFTYANSPAAIRRFPFPFADDSYMYSVNIEPHNGGPPGTPYAPAFDIDEHYLSEVEERRKVLEDDPGRCRVLPHMMAAQWDTLELLMESLSRDYPASFVLDRDGNQWTWENRLLGIRDTFTFGDAATLPMEPFEYITRQVQGDFTIHDQRDETLYMDGGMVTCQADWSLEFDLGMTFHEWHGPVPRAHEMGVFDRALAFLMNLRVGEPVRRLNWTMTVNPRMDTSPENYHQWGIDRARVTPENVGDKAHLRVELQALYRLPRSNAILFSIRCYLISINELATIPKWAKRFHRVLRDLPDDLADYKGLIGYRPLVLAHLAPLDDGAELTPGTAPE from the coding sequence ATGTCCCAGACAACGACGGTCGCACAGCCCGAGGTCAAGCCGGTGGTGGAGACCTTTCGCGACGACTTCACCTACGCCAACAGCCCCGCGGCAATACGCCGTTTTCCGTTTCCGTTTGCCGACGATTCCTACATGTATTCGGTGAATATCGAGCCGCACAATGGCGGCCCGCCGGGTACGCCTTATGCGCCTGCTTTCGACATCGACGAGCATTACCTCTCCGAGGTCGAGGAACGTCGCAAGGTGCTCGAGGACGATCCCGGCAGGTGTCGCGTTCTGCCCCACATGATGGCGGCGCAATGGGATACGCTCGAACTCCTGATGGAATCCCTGTCCCGGGACTACCCGGCGAGCTTCGTTCTCGACCGTGATGGCAATCAGTGGACCTGGGAGAACCGGCTTCTCGGAATTCGCGATACCTTCACATTCGGTGATGCGGCAACGCTGCCAATGGAGCCGTTCGAGTACATTACCCGTCAGGTACAGGGGGATTTCACGATCCATGACCAGCGGGACGAGACCCTGTACATGGACGGCGGAATGGTCACCTGCCAGGCGGACTGGTCCCTGGAATTCGATCTCGGTATGACCTTTCATGAATGGCACGGGCCGGTGCCGCGAGCCCACGAGATGGGGGTCTTCGACCGGGCGCTCGCCTTTCTGATGAACTTGCGCGTGGGCGAGCCGGTACGCCGGCTCAACTGGACCATGACCGTGAACCCGCGCATGGATACCTCTCCGGAGAACTACCATCAGTGGGGCATTGATCGTGCCCGCGTAACGCCGGAGAACGTGGGAGACAAGGCGCACCTCCGGGTAGAGCTCCAGGCGCTCTACCGCCTGCCGCGCAGCAATGCGATCCTGTTCAGCATTCGCTGCTACCTCATCAGCATCAACGAACTCGCCACGATCCCGAAATGGGCGAAGCGGTTTCACCGCGTGCTCCGGGATCTCCCCGATGATCTGGCCGACTACAAGGGCCTGATCGGCTACCGCCCCCTGGTTCTGGCTCACCTGGCACCACTGGATGACGGGGCCGAACTCACCCCGGGCACCGCCCCTGAGTAA
- a CDS encoding ammonium transporter encodes MEAEAISGLQSQVELLGSISMEIYYWWCTAIMVLIHAGFLAYEMGASRVKNSLAAGVKNILALAYVIAAFYFFGWWIYGAFPGGFTIAEGASIGAPWSESMGPNIDDKGTGIFWAAFTLFGATTASILSGALIERVRLSAYVILAVILGAGVWILAGAWGWHPDGWMLHQLGYHDIGAAGVVHTVAGFFALGVLINLGPRVGKFGPNGEINAIPPHNLPMSLIGLMLIIVGFFGFLGGCIIFNVGGDWTTIYGNPTNLSAFGFTTLMGFSGGVIGAYAISREPFWMMSGALGGIISVAAGLDVYHPGVAFIVAFLGGCLIPIAGRMLEKAGIDDAVGAVSVHGIAGVWSLIASGIFLHGYPNVGDLPDVTFVGQITGAVVMILVGFIPGYGISLLLKSAGLLRVPPEVEQIGIDAVEIPTTAYPESRNVPSAGARES; translated from the coding sequence ATGGAAGCTGAAGCGATAAGCGGGCTCCAATCGCAGGTGGAGTTACTTGGCTCCATCAGCATGGAGATCTATTACTGGTGGTGCACCGCGATCATGGTGCTCATTCACGCCGGGTTCCTGGCGTACGAGATGGGAGCGTCGCGGGTCAAGAACTCGCTGGCGGCGGGGGTGAAAAACATTCTCGCCCTGGCCTACGTCATCGCAGCGTTCTACTTCTTTGGCTGGTGGATTTACGGGGCTTTCCCCGGTGGCTTTACCATTGCCGAAGGTGCGTCCATCGGGGCGCCCTGGAGCGAGAGCATGGGCCCCAATATCGATGATAAGGGGACCGGTATCTTCTGGGCCGCATTCACCCTGTTCGGTGCCACCACGGCGTCGATCCTCTCGGGCGCGCTCATCGAGCGGGTGCGACTCAGTGCCTACGTGATTCTCGCGGTCATTCTCGGTGCCGGCGTCTGGATCCTGGCCGGGGCCTGGGGCTGGCATCCGGATGGGTGGATGCTGCACCAGCTCGGGTACCACGACATCGGCGCCGCGGGTGTGGTGCATACCGTGGCCGGCTTCTTCGCCCTGGGCGTACTGATCAATCTGGGGCCCCGTGTTGGCAAGTTCGGCCCCAATGGCGAGATCAATGCGATCCCGCCGCACAACCTGCCCATGTCGCTCATCGGCCTGATGCTGATCATCGTCGGTTTCTTCGGGTTCCTGGGCGGCTGCATCATCTTCAACGTGGGGGGCGACTGGACCACGATCTACGGCAATCCCACCAACCTGTCGGCGTTCGGGTTTACCACGTTGATGGGCTTCTCCGGTGGTGTGATCGGTGCCTACGCCATCAGCCGTGAGCCGTTCTGGATGATGTCCGGAGCCCTGGGGGGAATCATTTCCGTGGCCGCGGGCCTGGATGTCTACCACCCGGGTGTAGCCTTCATCGTCGCTTTCCTGGGTGGCTGCCTGATTCCCATTGCAGGGCGCATGCTGGAGAAGGCTGGCATCGATGATGCCGTGGGCGCCGTCTCGGTCCACGGTATTGCGGGCGTCTGGAGCCTGATCGCGTCCGGGATCTTTCTGCACGGCTACCCCAACGTCGGCGACCTGCCGGACGTGACCTTCGTCGGCCAGATCACGGGGGCGGTGGTGATGATCCTGGTCGGGTTCATCCCCGGATACGGAATTTCGCTGCTACTGAAGTCGGCGGGCCTGTTGCGTGTTCCCCCGGAGGTCGAGCAGATCGGTATCGACGCCGTGGAGATCCCCACGACCGCCTACCCCGAGTCCCGCAACGTGCCATCTGCAGGCGCCCGGGAGTCGTAG
- a CDS encoding primary-amine oxidase: protein MATTDGPATDTTRNTGAGSCHPLDPLGPQEIRAAAALLRDALGPDPLRFERLVLEEPDKATVQGWTPGQSVDRQVRFVVSRPGSIGVTLGILSLSEHRILFREYLPEARPMIMLEEFMGVEDAVKADAAFVEACRRRGIEDMSLVCVDPWSAGNFDIPGEAGRRLSHTFAWVRNHPRDNFYAHPIEGVNAVVDVDTMEVIRVDDHYADREPVPVPRGESNYEADLVGATRTGIKPLDVVQSDGPSFTVEGNLLRWQGWDVRIGFNAREGLTLHTLGYTEDGGERRSVLYRASLAEMVVPYGSPEPGHRRKNVFDIGEYGLGKLANSLTLGCDCLGAIRYLDAYVNGIDGEPMEIKNAICIHEEDTGIAWKHWDFRTDHTEVRRLRRLVISSISTVGNYEYASYWYLYQTGMVEFEMKATGIINTVACEPGKPSMYANEVAPGVAGQIHQHLFCARLDMEVDGPENTVVEYNTTAPPPGPDNPTGNAFYEQATPLVSEQRAQRRSNAETMRYWKVVNRKRHNGVGQPTAFKLEPTDTVTPFTHPESPSGQRGGFIQNHLWVTPFHRDERYPAGEFVNHSGPGQGLPAWTAADRSVEDTDVVLWHVFGLHHPVRPEDYPVQPCVTCGFRLMPSGFFDHNPAINLPAGKNQGSCCV, encoded by the coding sequence ATGGCAACGACCGATGGTCCCGCAACAGATACGACACGGAACACGGGTGCCGGCTCCTGTCACCCCCTGGATCCCCTTGGCCCGCAGGAGATTCGGGCCGCGGCGGCGTTGTTGCGCGATGCGCTCGGACCGGATCCACTGCGTTTCGAGCGCCTGGTGCTGGAAGAGCCCGACAAGGCAACGGTGCAGGGGTGGACACCAGGCCAGTCCGTGGATCGTCAGGTGCGCTTCGTGGTCTCCAGGCCGGGGAGCATCGGCGTCACCCTCGGGATTCTCTCCCTGAGCGAGCATCGCATTCTGTTCCGGGAGTACCTGCCGGAGGCGCGCCCCATGATCATGCTGGAGGAGTTCATGGGAGTGGAGGACGCGGTCAAGGCCGACGCCGCGTTTGTTGAGGCGTGTCGGCGCCGCGGCATCGAGGACATGTCACTGGTATGCGTTGACCCCTGGTCCGCCGGCAACTTCGATATCCCCGGGGAAGCGGGGCGGCGCCTGTCGCATACCTTCGCCTGGGTACGGAATCACCCTCGCGACAACTTCTATGCGCATCCCATCGAGGGCGTGAATGCCGTGGTGGACGTCGACACCATGGAAGTGATCCGGGTCGACGACCACTATGCCGACCGTGAGCCTGTGCCCGTGCCCCGCGGCGAATCCAACTACGAGGCCGATCTGGTGGGCGCTACCCGCACTGGCATCAAGCCCCTGGACGTGGTCCAGAGCGACGGCCCCAGCTTTACCGTTGAGGGGAACCTGTTGCGCTGGCAGGGGTGGGATGTCCGCATCGGTTTCAATGCCCGCGAGGGCCTTACCCTGCATACCCTGGGGTATACCGAGGATGGTGGCGAGCGCCGTTCGGTGCTCTACCGCGCCTCGCTGGCGGAAATGGTGGTGCCCTACGGCAGCCCGGAACCGGGGCACCGGCGCAAGAATGTGTTCGACATCGGTGAGTACGGACTGGGCAAGCTGGCCAACTCCCTCACACTTGGCTGCGATTGCCTCGGCGCCATCCGTTACCTGGACGCCTACGTCAACGGTATCGATGGCGAGCCCATGGAGATCAAGAACGCCATTTGCATCCACGAGGAAGACACCGGCATTGCCTGGAAACACTGGGATTTTCGCACCGACCATACGGAGGTGCGGCGGCTGCGCCGGCTGGTGATCTCCTCGATCTCCACCGTCGGCAACTACGAGTACGCCTCCTACTGGTACCTCTACCAGACTGGCATGGTCGAGTTCGAGATGAAGGCGACCGGCATTATCAACACCGTGGCCTGTGAGCCGGGCAAGCCCTCAATGTACGCCAACGAAGTCGCCCCCGGAGTCGCCGGGCAGATCCACCAGCACCTGTTCTGCGCCCGTCTGGACATGGAAGTGGACGGCCCGGAGAACACGGTGGTGGAGTACAACACTACCGCTCCGCCCCCCGGCCCCGACAACCCCACCGGCAACGCCTTCTACGAGCAGGCAACGCCGCTGGTCTCGGAGCAGCGGGCGCAACGGCGCAGCAACGCCGAGACCATGCGCTACTGGAAGGTGGTCAATCGCAAGCGGCACAACGGCGTGGGTCAGCCCACGGCCTTCAAGCTGGAACCCACGGACACGGTAACGCCCTTCACCCACCCGGAGTCACCCTCCGGCCAGCGCGGCGGCTTCATCCAGAATCACCTCTGGGTCACACCCTTCCACAGGGACGAGCGCTATCCCGCGGGTGAATTCGTCAATCACTCGGGGCCGGGCCAGGGGCTGCCAGCCTGGACCGCGGCGGACCGCTCGGTTGAAGACACCGATGTGGTTCTGTGGCACGTGTTCGGTCTGCATCACCCGGTGCGTCCGGAGGACTACCCGGTGCAGCCCTGCGTGACCTGTGGGTTCCGATTGATGCCGTCCGGGTTCTTCGACCATAACCCCGCCATCAACCTGCCGGCGGGCAAGAACCAGGGGAGCTGCTGTGTGTAG
- a CDS encoding FAD-dependent oxidoreductase translates to MTTPYRRYLCRVCGFIYDEAEGDPDGGLPPGTRYEDIPDDWECPDCGVTKADFELIDDTGAEAADTAPARQPAHHDFGHPDQIVIIGGGMAAWAVVEALRATGSSRPIAMISRCNADVYPKPQLSAAAAKGQRPDALVIQSGDDAAAKWNVALMARTRVLEIDRARQRVITPRGGVPYAHLILAPGASQPQPHLAGSASGDVLQVNDLKSYQRLRERIDGDGAAARVLILGAGLIGCEFADDLSAAGHTVTLVDQADRLLHRLLPERLSGELDAALRRRGIRFIPRTSLERIDRDTGTERLLAHLGNGETVTADVALSALGLKPNVELALQSGLEVGSGIRVDGQLQTSDPAIYALGDCSEHDGRLLPYVRPLREQARVVAANIAGDTTDYTAEAGTIVIKTPCWPLAVWPPETHGEWREVEAGEHGTVMEHHSNGRLTGFALSGQYSRDATRYEKRVQAG, encoded by the coding sequence ATGACGACTCCGTACCGACGCTACCTGTGCCGGGTTTGTGGATTCATCTACGACGAGGCGGAAGGCGACCCGGATGGCGGGCTGCCGCCCGGCACCCGCTACGAAGACATCCCCGACGACTGGGAGTGCCCGGACTGCGGCGTCACCAAGGCCGACTTCGAGCTCATTGATGACACCGGCGCCGAGGCGGCCGACACCGCCCCGGCACGGCAACCCGCCCATCACGACTTCGGCCACCCGGACCAGATCGTGATCATCGGCGGCGGCATGGCGGCGTGGGCCGTGGTGGAGGCCCTCCGGGCTACTGGCTCCAGCCGGCCGATCGCGATGATCTCGCGCTGCAATGCGGACGTCTACCCGAAGCCGCAGCTGTCCGCGGCGGCGGCGAAAGGCCAGCGCCCCGACGCGCTGGTGATCCAGTCCGGTGACGACGCGGCAGCCAAGTGGAACGTCGCGCTCATGGCACGCACCCGGGTGCTGGAGATCGACCGCGCCCGCCAGCGCGTGATCACGCCCCGCGGCGGCGTGCCGTACGCGCACCTCATTCTCGCCCCGGGTGCATCGCAACCGCAGCCCCACCTGGCCGGATCGGCAAGCGGCGATGTGCTGCAGGTGAACGATCTGAAAAGCTACCAGCGCCTGCGCGAGCGCATTGATGGTGACGGCGCAGCCGCCCGGGTGCTGATCCTGGGGGCGGGCCTGATCGGCTGCGAGTTTGCCGACGACCTCTCCGCCGCCGGCCACACCGTCACGCTGGTGGACCAGGCCGACCGGCTCCTGCACCGGCTGTTGCCCGAACGCCTCAGCGGCGAGCTGGACGCCGCCCTCCGACGACGCGGCATCCGCTTCATCCCGCGCACCTCGCTGGAGCGCATCGACCGCGACACCGGCACCGAACGCCTTCTCGCCCACCTCGGCAACGGCGAGACGGTCACGGCCGACGTGGCACTGAGCGCCCTCGGCCTGAAGCCCAACGTGGAGTTGGCACTGCAGTCGGGGCTGGAAGTGGGCAGCGGCATACGGGTCGACGGCCAGTTACAGACGTCGGACCCGGCCATCTACGCCCTGGGCGACTGCTCGGAACACGACGGCAGGCTCCTGCCCTACGTGCGCCCGCTGCGGGAGCAGGCGCGCGTGGTCGCCGCCAACATCGCCGGTGACACCACGGACTACACGGCCGAGGCCGGCACCATTGTGATCAAGACACCCTGCTGGCCGCTGGCCGTGTGGCCACCGGAAACCCACGGGGAATGGCGCGAAGTGGAGGCCGGCGAGCACGGAACCGTCATGGAGCACCACTCCAATGGCCGGCTCACCGGCTTTGCACTCTCCGGCCAGTACTCGCGGGACGCGACACGGTATGAAAAGCGTGTGCAGGCAGGCTGA
- a CDS encoding acyl-CoA dehydrogenase family protein: MAATAQPFPHTPAPAPGMDADHALESGIAELVRDQLAPQTVAIDRQGVYPSGFMHAFGALGGYSQHIPSHRNGASHDFPRAISLMETVSRECMSTGFCVWCQDALAWYLENADNPEARQTLLPRIASGELLGGTGLSNGMKHLADIEALKIRVRPVEGGYIANGTLPWVSNLAAEHAFAAIFQVEDSDRKVMAVTFCDQPGFALQQCAEFTALEGSGTYACHFRDAFIPDAHVITHDISGFIPRIRSGFVLLQMGMGLGVVQGCIDIMQEMAATHAHVNRYLDDQPATLTDALDDARSATRALGREIGDPSDELFADVLQLRHTASELSLRASQAAMLHAGARGYLANAPGQRKLRESYFVAIVTPAIKHLRKELERLGAH; encoded by the coding sequence ATGGCGGCTACCGCACAACCATTCCCCCACACGCCGGCGCCTGCACCCGGCATGGACGCCGATCACGCGCTTGAAAGCGGGATCGCGGAGCTCGTCCGGGATCAACTGGCGCCGCAAACGGTCGCGATCGACCGGCAAGGTGTCTATCCGTCGGGCTTCATGCACGCGTTCGGCGCGCTGGGCGGCTACAGCCAGCACATCCCTTCACACCGGAACGGCGCCTCCCACGACTTCCCACGTGCCATCAGCCTCATGGAGACCGTCTCCCGCGAGTGCATGTCCACGGGCTTCTGCGTCTGGTGCCAGGACGCCCTGGCGTGGTACCTGGAGAACGCCGACAACCCCGAAGCGAGACAGACCCTGCTGCCCCGCATCGCCAGCGGCGAATTGCTTGGTGGCACCGGCCTCTCCAACGGCATGAAGCACCTGGCCGACATCGAGGCGCTGAAGATCCGCGTCCGCCCCGTGGAGGGTGGCTACATCGCCAACGGCACCCTGCCCTGGGTGTCCAACCTGGCGGCCGAACACGCGTTCGCGGCGATCTTCCAGGTCGAGGACAGCGACCGGAAGGTCATGGCCGTGACGTTCTGTGACCAGCCTGGCTTCGCCCTGCAGCAGTGCGCCGAGTTCACGGCGCTGGAGGGCAGCGGCACCTACGCCTGCCACTTCCGCGATGCGTTCATCCCGGACGCCCACGTGATCACCCACGACATCAGCGGGTTCATCCCCCGCATCCGCTCCGGGTTCGTGCTGCTGCAGATGGGCATGGGGCTCGGTGTGGTCCAGGGCTGCATCGACATCATGCAGGAGATGGCGGCCACCCACGCCCACGTGAACCGCTACCTGGACGATCAGCCCGCGACGCTCACCGACGCGCTGGACGACGCGCGCAGCGCCACGCGCGCCCTGGGCCGCGAGATCGGTGATCCGTCCGATGAACTCTTCGCCGACGTCCTGCAGCTGCGCCACACGGCATCCGAGCTTTCCCTGCGCGCATCCCAGGCCGCCATGCTGCACGCCGGCGCCCGCGGCTACCTGGCCAACGCGCCCGGGCAACGCAAGCTGCGGGAGTCCTACTTCGTGGCGATCGTCACCCCGGCGATCAAGCACCTGCGCAAGGAACTGGAACGCCTCGGTGCCCACTGA
- a CDS encoding OsmC family protein, translating into MSDAAANTKQPLRPIDLEGLKALGAKAKMDPTKVNTLKSHTECEGIFRMMTYCRDLDGHLIDEPPTLLGENNAPNPSEAALAALASCLLVGIHANATYQGIKVYKLECDLEGDINISSVWGVGDTGEKRLGFTEIRATFDIDADCSREELEELVAWADKWSPVANTMRNPVPTTMSLA; encoded by the coding sequence ATGAGCGACGCCGCAGCAAACACCAAGCAGCCGTTACGCCCGATCGATCTGGAGGGGCTGAAGGCCCTGGGCGCGAAGGCGAAGATGGACCCCACCAAGGTCAACACGCTGAAGTCCCACACGGAGTGCGAAGGCATCTTTCGCATGATGACCTATTGCCGGGATCTGGACGGCCACCTGATCGATGAGCCGCCGACCCTGCTCGGCGAGAACAACGCACCAAACCCGTCGGAAGCCGCTCTGGCCGCCCTCGCCTCCTGTCTGCTGGTTGGCATCCACGCCAACGCCACCTACCAGGGCATCAAGGTCTACAAGCTTGAATGCGACCTGGAAGGCGACATCAACATCTCCAGCGTCTGGGGTGTCGGCGACACCGGCGAGAAACGCCTGGGATTCACGGAGATCCGTGCAACGTTCGACATCGACGCCGACTGCTCCCGCGAAGAACTCGAGGAGCTGGTTGCCTGGGCCGACAAGTGGTCACCGGTGGCGAACACCATGCGCAACCCGGTCCCGACCACCATGAGCCTGGCCTGA
- a CDS encoding CmpA/NrtA family ABC transporter substrate-binding protein, which translates to MKSLGDPYSPHSDLRHGADCSCDSCSPAATAGADDTRPATREDIVDRAVENTLVRALFGGNDISRRRFMAAVGRGTAMAAVASAFPMGALKSALADDLGPLEQTEMTIPFLPITCATPIIMGDAMGFYERYGLDVNLERVAGWPVVRDRMDAGEFNAAHMLAPMPLSIRMGVGASRLPVTMPAVENINGNAITLANKHKDKMDPKDWKGFTFAIPFDYSMHNFLLRYLLAEHGLDPDRDVSLRVMPPPEMVANLQAGNIDGYIVAEPFNQRAVWEGAGFIHTQTKDIWSGHPCCAFVVREDWVDAHPNTFGALFRAIVDATQFSSEADNRKEIAEAIAPRQYLNQPVPVMEQILVGRYADGLGEIRDMPDRIDFDPFPWQSMAVWMLTQMKRWGYIDGDVNYHQIAEEVFQATECREVMEELGYNAPEENYRIHDIMGKEFDPRDPEGYLESFEVRA; encoded by the coding sequence ATGAAAAGTCTTGGTGACCCCTACAGTCCTCACTCCGATCTGCGCCACGGGGCCGACTGCTCCTGTGACAGCTGCTCGCCGGCCGCCACGGCCGGCGCGGACGACACACGGCCGGCCACGCGCGAGGACATCGTCGATCGCGCCGTGGAAAACACCCTGGTACGCGCGCTGTTCGGTGGCAACGACATCAGTCGTCGCCGCTTCATGGCCGCAGTCGGCCGGGGCACCGCAATGGCTGCCGTGGCGTCCGCCTTTCCCATGGGGGCGCTGAAGTCTGCGCTTGCTGACGACCTGGGGCCACTGGAGCAAACGGAGATGACCATCCCGTTCCTGCCCATCACCTGCGCGACGCCCATCATCATGGGGGACGCCATGGGCTTCTATGAGCGCTACGGGCTGGACGTGAACCTGGAACGCGTGGCCGGCTGGCCCGTGGTGCGGGATCGCATGGACGCAGGCGAGTTCAACGCCGCGCACATGCTGGCACCCATGCCCCTGTCCATCCGTATGGGCGTTGGCGCGAGCCGGTTGCCCGTGACCATGCCTGCCGTGGAGAACATCAACGGCAATGCCATCACCCTGGCCAACAAGCACAAGGACAAGATGGATCCGAAGGACTGGAAAGGCTTCACTTTCGCCATTCCGTTCGATTACTCCATGCACAATTTCCTGCTCCGGTATCTGCTCGCCGAGCACGGGCTGGACCCGGATCGCGACGTCAGCCTCCGGGTGATGCCGCCGCCCGAGATGGTGGCCAACCTGCAGGCCGGGAACATCGACGGCTACATCGTGGCCGAGCCTTTCAACCAGCGCGCCGTGTGGGAGGGGGCCGGCTTCATCCACACCCAGACCAAGGATATCTGGAGCGGTCACCCCTGTTGTGCCTTCGTGGTCCGGGAGGACTGGGTCGATGCGCACCCGAACACGTTTGGCGCGCTGTTCCGCGCTATCGTGGATGCGACGCAGTTCAGCTCGGAGGCGGACAATCGCAAGGAGATCGCGGAGGCCATCGCGCCGCGCCAGTATCTCAATCAGCCGGTGCCCGTGATGGAGCAGATACTGGTCGGGCGGTATGCGGACGGACTCGGCGAGATCAGGGACATGCCGGACCGGATCGATTTCGACCCCTTTCCCTGGCAGTCCATGGCGGTATGGATGCTCACGCAGATGAAGCGCTGGGGATATATTGACGGGGATGTAAACTACCATCAGATCGCCGAAGAGGTGTTCCAGGCAACCGAGTGCCGGGAGGTCATGGAAGAGCTCGGTTACAACGCCCCCGAAGAGAACTACCGGATCCACGACATCATGGGCAAGGAGTTCGACCCGCGCGATCCGGAGGGCTACTTGGAGAGCTTCGAGGTACGCGCTTGA